The DNA window ATCAGAATAGGGAATGAAATAACATCCACAACTCTAATTGTAAGGGCTTAGGATTCGGCAGCGATGCTTTCGGTAGTGGCAGAGGTTTTTGCCCAAATGCTAAGCTCCTACAGGTGATCGGGTTTATTTTGTTCTCGTTCCTCAACGAAGCCACGTCACACTTATCGTTAAACTACTTTTACCTTAAGGCTTCCCAAGGGAGATCTCAGTACGGTTTCGTACCCTGGAAATAAAGTCTAATGCCCTGAGGCTGAGGGCTGTATCAATTCAGCAGAACTGATCAAAGGTTATCCGGAGGATTTCTCAACTGCTGCCCCTCTCTCAGATCGGTGGCATTCTCGTTGTCCGTTTGTCGCATCTCCTGCTCGCTTTGCATTGAACGTGGAAAATGGTACGGAAGTGCCCTGGGAGTGGTGCCCACCGTCAGAAATCATGCTCTCGCTGACCCACCCTTTCCCTTTGGCTTCTTTGTACGAAACTGGACAGAAGCTCCATTGAACAAAAACTAGGCTATAGAAGTTACGGAATTCGAGTTGAACCCCACATTTGCTTCATTCTGCTGTTGATGCTTAATTTTCCTCTGGCCAGCTCCGTCACACCTCGATTAGAAGAAATTCAGTTAGAAGACCTACTGCACTCTCTCAAGCGAATCTTTCAGGTTGACCTGACAGGTTACAAACGTCCTGGTCTGCGGCGGCGGATACTGGCACGGATGCAGTGGGTTGGAGTTGCGCATTATCAGGATTACCTGAACCTGTTGCAACAACAACCCAACGAGGTTCAGCACCTCCTCGATACCATCTATATCAACTTCACGGGCTTCTTTCGCGATCGCCCCGTTTGGGATTTCCTGGCGAATCGGGTGATTCCGCAGATGATTGCCAACAAAGCACCCAACGAGCCGATTCGGGTGTGGAGTGTGGGCTGTGCGACCGGAGAAGAAACCTACTCGCTGGCAATGCTGCTCATAGAAGCGCTGGGAATCAAACAATTTCAGCGGCAGGTCTGGATCGATGGTACGGATGTGGATGCCGATGCAATTTTGCAAGC is part of the Kovacikia minuta CCNUW1 genome and encodes:
- a CDS encoding CheR family methyltransferase: MLNFPLASSVTPRLEEIQLEDLLHSLKRIFQVDLTGYKRPGLRRRILARMQWVGVAHYQDYLNLLQQQPNEVQHLLDTIYINFTGFFRDRPVWDFLANRVIPQMIANKAPNEPIRVWSVGCATGEETYSLAMLLIEALGIKQFQRQVWIDGTDVDADAILQARQGYYPSHQVEALPKALQAQYFERRNEGYCWRQDLHCSIRFRPHNLIQHPPLPQIDLLVCRNLLMYLTEEAQLQALARLHHSLEENGVLVLGKAEPLVTRRQRSLFTPIHRQSRIFTKGPGSVLKRSNLG